Genomic window (Kosakonia sp. BYX6):
CTGTCGACGGACACAAAACCCGCGGCCAATATGCGTTTTCCGTGAAGTGACCGATGCTGGCGGCGGCGTTTGTCGGGCTGCGGTTTATTCATTTCGCAACCCTGATGCTTATCTTTGGCTGCGCACTGTTTAGTGCGTGGCTCGCGCCGCGTGAATTGCGGCGTTTATTAACCCAACGCTTCCACATCTTGCAGCGGTACTGCCTATGGCTTTGCGCTGCCAGCGCCATCATGATGTACGCCGTGCAGGGTGGCATGATGGCGGATGGTTGGCCGGATGTCTGGCGGCCGGTGGTCTGGATGGCGGTGGTCGGTACGCAATCCGGTACGATACTGGCCTGGCAAATCATCATCGCGCTATTGACGCTTATCGCCGCGCTACTGCAACCGATGCAGCAAAAGCGCCTTGTGCTGCTGGTGGCGATTCAGTTTCTGCTCGCGGCTGGCCTCGGGCATGCTGCGATGCGCTATGGCGTGATGGGCGTTGTGCAGCGCGGTAACCACGCACTGCATCTGCTGTGCGCGGCGATGTGGTTGGGCGGCTTGCTGCCCGTGCTGTTTTGCATGCAACTGGCGAGCGGGCAGTGGCGGCAACCTGCGATTGCGGCCATGATGCGCTTTTCGCGTTATGGTCATTTGGCGGTGGCAGGCGTGCTCCTTACCGGCATGATCAATACGTTGCTGATACAGGGGCTGGTTTGGCCCTGGCATAGCGGTTGGGGACGCATGCTGTTGCTGAAATGTGCGCTTGTGGCGCTGATGGTGGCAATTGCCCTCGTGAATCGGTATGTTCTGGTGCCACGCTTGAGCCTGGATAACGAAGCTGCGCAGCAACGCTTTATCTCGCTGACGCGGGCGGAAGTAGGATTGGGCGCGTTGGTGCTGGCTGCGGTAAGTCTGTTTGCAACCTGGGAACCTTTTTGATTGAACCTGGCGGAAAGAATGAAGAAAAGTTTATTGGTACTGTTGATGCTGACGTGTTCCGGTGCGGCGCTGGCCGCACCGCAGGTGATTACCGTTAGCCGTTTTGAAATGGGTAAAGATAAATGGGCGTTTAACCGTGAAGAGGTGATGCTCACCTGCCGGCCAGGCAACGCATTGTACGCTATCAATCCGAGCACGCTGGTACAATACCCGCTCAATGATATCGCCGAGAAGCAGGTTGCCAACGGCAAAAGCAGCGGTCAGCCCATTAGCATTATCCAGATTGATGACCCCGCCAAACCCGGCGAGAAAATGAGCCTTGCGCCGTTTATCGCCCGCGCCGAATCTCTGTGTTAATTTCTGCACTCAACTGTCTGATTTAAAATAGAAAAACCGCAAGCCTGCTTCAACAAGTCTTGCGGTTTTTACATTTCTAAGCGTGACGATAACCGGATTTTTCTGACCACTTTTGTCGTGGACTGGAAAAGCTGGTGCCGTCATCTATTCTTAAAGTGCAAGGCGACTTAGCCTGCATTAATGCCAACTTTTAGCGCACGGCTCTCTCCCAAGAGCCATTTCCCTGGACCGAATACAGGAATCGTATTCGGTCTTTTTTTATCTTGTTGGAATACAAGGTATTTTCCATTTCATCCCTAAAAATTCCTAAAAACCTCATTTCCGGTTCAAACCATAACATATTCAGCACCGCGTCCGTCCAGGTATTTTTTTGCCAAATAGATGTTTTTATGACCTGGAAACGCAGAGCGAAACCCTTTCCATGAACACCTTCATAGCGTTATCGGCAAGCTGAGCTATATCCGATATTGCGCCAGCCGATCAGCAACTCAGCCTACACTCAGCAAGCAGGGTAAAACTTATTTTATTGAGGAGGTTCGACATGTCCGAAGTCATCCCTTTTCCTGTAAATATTCCTGAGCGCGATCTGGACGATCTGCGTGCCCGTCTTGACCTTACCCGACTTCCCGAACGGGAAACCGTGCCGGATGCCAGCCAAGGACTTGAGCTGGAGAAGCTAAAAACGTTGCTCGATGCCTGGAAACAGCATGATTGGCGTCATGTGGAAAAGCGCTGGAATGCCATCCCCCATTACCGCTTACACATTGATGGTCTGGACATTGCGTTCTGGCATGTACGCTCCCCGGAGCCGACCGCGATCCCCCTTTTACTGACACATGGCTGGCCAGGTTCGGCACTCGAGTTTGAGCAAATAATAGGACCGCTGACTGACCCCGTCGCACATGGCGGGTCGGCAGAGGACGCATTCCACGTTGTTATTCCTTCCTTACCCGGTTTCGGCTTTAGCGAGCGGCCCTGTGAATCTGGTTGGAACCCAGGCCGCACAGCGCAAGCCTGGGCCGAACTGATGTCAACGCTGGGTTATGAGCGATTTGGTGCGCATGGGGGCGACTGGGGAGCGTTTATTAGCATCGAATTAGCGCGTAGATTTCCGCAGCGGGTTTTGGGTCTGCATCTGACCATGCCGCTGGCGTCGCCTTTGCCAGAAGATCTCGCCGCGCCGGACGCTGCGGAAAAGAAAAAGCTCGAAAAGCGTAACCTGTTTCTCGTGGATGTCGGTGGTTTTGCGATGATCCAGGGAACACGCCCTCAAACGCTGGGCTATTCCTTACAGGACTCGCCGGCCGGCCTGGCGGCCTGGCTCAGTGAAAAAATGATCGCTTTCTCCGACACGCGCCCGGAAGTGGGCGGCGGGGTCAGTCTGGCGCAGCAGGTGGATAATATTGCGTTGTACTGGTTCACGGCGACGGGTGCCTCAACAGCGCGCTGGTATTGGGAAGCCAGGCGTTGGACGCCGCGCAGTGCAGAAGAGGAGAATGCGCAAACCGTTAGCGTACCGACCGCCTGCACGTTATTCCCGGCTGAGCCCTATCCGATTGCCCGCAAGTGGGCAGAGCGCCGCTTTATCAACCTGATAGCGTGGAACGAAATGGATCGCGGCGGGCACTACCCCGGCTGGGAACAGCCCGAGCTTCTGATATCCGAACTCAGAAACGCATTCCGCCATGCCCGAGAGTGTGTTGAAAGGACGTAGAGACTCGCCACGATGGATTTCAGCCTTGCTTTTAGGTGTTTTCTATACTGAAAGCACGGAGGGCAAAAATGTATCAACGTATTGAAGGTACCGACTGGCGACATATCTGGATTGTTGGCGATCTGCATGGCTGCCACCAGCGCTTAATGCAGGCACTGCGCGAGCGCCATTTTGACCCGTATCAGGATTTGCTGATTTGCGTCGGCGATTTGATTGACCGTGGCCCGGACAGCTTGCACTGCCTGGCGTTGCTCACCAAACCGTGGTTTAAAACCGTGCGTGGCAACCATGAACAGATGGCGATTGATGCCTTGCGTTATGGCGATATGGCAATGTGGCAACTCAACGGTGGCAGTTGGTTTAGTGCGCTGAGCGAAGCGCAGCAACAACAGGCGCTTGAGGCGCTGCACCGCTGCGCGGAATTGCCTTACATTCTGGAGCTACGTGTAAATGGCGTGGTCAACGTTATCGCGCATGCGGATTACCCGGCAACGGAATATCAGTGGGAAAAAGACGTGGATAGCGAGTCGGTGCTGTGGCGGCGCGATCGGCTCAATCAACTGTTAACAGGGAAGGGTGAGAAAATTGCTGGCGCCGACCATTTCTGGTTCGGCCATACTCCGCTGAAAGAACGCTTCGATGCGCATAATCAGCACTATATTGACACTGGTGCGGTGTTTGGTGGTGAGTTGACGCTGGTGCAAGTGCAGTGATTAAAAATCGCTGAACTCACTGGCTGGGTGCCAGAAGCCATCAATAAAATCTTCCACGGGAAAACAGCCGCCGTGACGCATACGCTGATCGTCCATGGCAGTCAGGCACTGTTGCTCGGTATTGAAAACATCAACGACGATGTCATCACATCCACCGTCCAGGTAGCAAACGAATAAGACCAGCGCGAACATTCCATCCTCGGTTCTGTACAACGTAACGATAAGTGTAGGGGATGAATGAAGGCAGGGGAAATCAGGGAGATAAATAACCCGTCTTACGGACGGGTTCCTTTTGGATTAGGCAAGGCGCATAACCCAGGTATCAGACTTCTGATCATAATGTTCGCGATAAAGCACCGAGTGTTCGCCGTTGAGGATCGCTGGAATGCTGGTTTCCGCGTCCCAGGCATCAAGTTGCATACATAAATCCGGGTCAGAACTGCAGGGAATACGTAACGTTCGTTCGCCCTGGTTATCTCCCTGCAACTCGGCATCATCGATTTCGAATGCGCCGATGCGCACGCTGGTTTTCGTCATAATGCTCTCCGTTGATCGTCAATAAATGTGGTAAGACCAGTAAAGCCACCCACATTTCAGCCTGGTACAACATAGAGCAGCTTTCCAGTCAAAAAATGCTGTTTTTTTGCGCGCCTTCACGCATTGCCGGCAAAGAGACGTCCGTCGCGCACCAGTTCGCGCGGATAACTGTTTTTCAAACGCGACCCCACTTTTTTGGCAAGGCCCAGTGGTTGCCCCTGAAACGTCACAATCACGTCATCCCGCTGTGGCAGGGTCTGCGGGTAAATATCCCGGCCGCGATACCACTCTTCGGCTTCCGATAACGTCAGCGCGAAAGCCAGCGGATTTTCATGGCCCGCCAGTGCAATCACCGCTTCGTGTTGCCAGCGATAACCTTTGTTATGCGTCTCGGCCAGACGAATGCCAATACGGGAAAAACGGACTTTTCCGATGAGTCCCTCAATGCCAGCGGGGAATAGCCAAATCTCTTTATCGCGCTGCCACACGTGCAGTTCGTTGCCCCAACGTAACCCTACGTCGCCCGCTGCCTTTTCCAGCAACGCGGTATCGCGCGGTTTCATCGGGGAGAAAGGGAAATTGCCGACTTTGTAAGTTGGGGCTGGCAGCGGATCGACAGCCGCGGCTTTACGCAGGCGGGCAACGAAGAAACCTTCGCAGTCATAAATCTGCGGGAAGACATGTAAAAAACCCTCGGCGGTCAGTGCGCGATCGGCATCAGTAAACAATTCGCCAAGCGGCAAGAATTCGACCGCATCCGGGTATTGCTGTTGCAGCCAATGGCAAATTGCTTCGTTTTCGTCACGGTTAAGCGTACAGGTGGAGTAGACCAGTACACCGCCGGGACGCAGGGCGTGAAACGCGCTGTCGATCAGTTCGCGCTGAGTGGCGGCGATTTCCAGATTACTGGCAATGGACCAGTTTTTGAGCGCATCCGCATCTTTACGCACTACGCCTTCACCAGAGCAGGGCGCGTCCAGCAAAATGGCGTCGAACATCTCCGGCAGCGCCGCGCCAAATACGCGCCCGTCGAAATGGGTCAGCGCCACGTTATGGATGCCGCTGCGGCTGATATTGGCGTGCAGTACTTTGACGCGGCTGGCGGAAAACTCATTGGCGAGGATGGCGCCCTGGTTGCCCATGCGTGCGGCGATCTGCGTGGTTTTCGAACCGGGTGCGGCAGCAACATCCATGACCCGCTGCGGCATTTCGCCGTCGGCGAACAGCGCCGCGACCGGCAACATCGAACTGGCTTCCTGAATATAAAACAGCCCGCTCAGGTGCTCGGCGGTGCTGCCCAGCGGCAGGCTTTCCTCGTCATCACGCTCAATCCAGAAACCTTCCGCACACCACGGCACCGGCGTGAGCTGCCAGCCATACGGCGCAGCAAGCGTTAGAAAATCGTCGACAGCG
Coding sequences:
- the copD gene encoding copper homeostasis membrane protein CopD; protein product: MLAAAFVGLRFIHFATLMLIFGCALFSAWLAPRELRRLLTQRFHILQRYCLWLCAASAIMMYAVQGGMMADGWPDVWRPVVWMAVVGTQSGTILAWQIIIALLTLIAALLQPMQQKRLVLLVAIQFLLAAGLGHAAMRYGVMGVVQRGNHALHLLCAAMWLGGLLPVLFCMQLASGQWRQPAIAAMMRFSRYGHLAVAGVLLTGMINTLLIQGLVWPWHSGWGRMLLLKCALVALMVAIALVNRYVLVPRLSLDNEAAQQRFISLTRAEVGLGALVLAAVSLFATWEPF
- a CDS encoding YebY family protein; the encoded protein is MKKSLLVLLMLTCSGAALAAPQVITVSRFEMGKDKWAFNREEVMLTCRPGNALYAINPSTLVQYPLNDIAEKQVANGKSSGQPISIIQIDDPAKPGEKMSLAPFIARAESLC
- a CDS encoding epoxide hydrolase family protein, whose protein sequence is MSEVIPFPVNIPERDLDDLRARLDLTRLPERETVPDASQGLELEKLKTLLDAWKQHDWRHVEKRWNAIPHYRLHIDGLDIAFWHVRSPEPTAIPLLLTHGWPGSALEFEQIIGPLTDPVAHGGSAEDAFHVVIPSLPGFGFSERPCESGWNPGRTAQAWAELMSTLGYERFGAHGGDWGAFISIELARRFPQRVLGLHLTMPLASPLPEDLAAPDAAEKKKLEKRNLFLVDVGGFAMIQGTRPQTLGYSLQDSPAGLAAWLSEKMIAFSDTRPEVGGGVSLAQQVDNIALYWFTATGASTARWYWEARRWTPRSAEEENAQTVSVPTACTLFPAEPYPIARKWAERRFINLIAWNEMDRGGHYPGWEQPELLISELRNAFRHARECVERT
- the pphA gene encoding protein-serine/threonine phosphatase translates to MYQRIEGTDWRHIWIVGDLHGCHQRLMQALRERHFDPYQDLLICVGDLIDRGPDSLHCLALLTKPWFKTVRGNHEQMAIDALRYGDMAMWQLNGGSWFSALSEAQQQQALEALHRCAELPYILELRVNGVVNVIAHADYPATEYQWEKDVDSESVLWRRDRLNQLLTGKGEKIAGADHFWFGHTPLKERFDAHNQHYIDTGAVFGGELTLVQVQ
- a CDS encoding YebW family protein, giving the protein MFALVLFVCYLDGGCDDIVVDVFNTEQQCLTAMDDQRMRHGGCFPVEDFIDGFWHPASEFSDF
- a CDS encoding YebV family protein, which translates into the protein MTKTSVRIGAFEIDDAELQGDNQGERTLRIPCSSDPDLCMQLDAWDAETSIPAILNGEHSVLYREHYDQKSDTWVMRLA
- the rsmF gene encoding 16S rRNA (cytosine(1407)-C(5))-methyltransferase RsmF, which translates into the protein MLHCAPVLFLVVRPVAQNAVYLPDEFLAQMRLAMPEHLSFDAFIAACQRPLRRSIRVNTLKIAVDDFLTLAAPYGWQLTPVPWCAEGFWIERDDEESLPLGSTAEHLSGLFYIQEASSMLPVAALFADGEMPQRVMDVAAAPGSKTTQIAARMGNQGAILANEFSASRVKVLHANISRSGIHNVALTHFDGRVFGAALPEMFDAILLDAPCSGEGVVRKDADALKNWSIASNLEIAATQRELIDSAFHALRPGGVLVYSTCTLNRDENEAICHWLQQQYPDAVEFLPLGELFTDADRALTAEGFLHVFPQIYDCEGFFVARLRKAAAVDPLPAPTYKVGNFPFSPMKPRDTALLEKAAGDVGLRWGNELHVWQRDKEIWLFPAGIEGLIGKVRFSRIGIRLAETHNKGYRWQHEAVIALAGHENPLAFALTLSEAEEWYRGRDIYPQTLPQRDDVIVTFQGQPLGLAKKVGSRLKNSYPRELVRDGRLFAGNA